One stretch of Poecilia reticulata strain Guanapo linkage group LG21, Guppy_female_1.0+MT, whole genome shotgun sequence DNA includes these proteins:
- the LOC103458004 gene encoding histone deacetylase 2: MKPHRIRMTHNLLLNYGLYRKMEVYRPHKATADEMTKYHSDDYIKFLRSIRPDNMSEFSKQMQRFNVGEDCPVFDGLFEFCQLSAGGSAAGSVKLNRQQTDIAVNWAGGLHHAKKSEASGFCYVNDIVLAILELLKYHQRVLYIDIDIHHGDGVEEAFYTTDRVMTVSFHKYGEYFPGTGDLRDIGAGKGKYYAVNFPLRDGIDDESYEKIFKPVMAKVMEMYQPSAVVLQCGADSLSGDRLGCFNLTIRGHAKCVEYMKSFNLPLLMLGGGGYTIRNVARCWTYETSVALDTDIPDELPYNDYFEYFGPDFKLHISPSNMTNQNTMEYMDKIKQRLFENLRMLPHAPGVQMQAIPEDAVPEDTVDEDTEDPDKRLSIRATDKRIACDEEFSDSEDEGQGGRRNTANHKKSTKRPKVDEEKESEEKKADVKEEDKTKDSGSEKAESIGTVKSEQTSST; the protein is encoded by the exons ATGAAGCCGCACCGCATCCGGATGACCCACAACCTTCTTCTGAACTACGGRCTGTACAGAAAGATGGAGGTCTAT CGACCACATAAAGCCACTGCAGATGAGATGACCAAGTACCACAGTGACGACTACATCAAGTTCCTCAGATCCATCCGGCCGGACAACATGTCTGAGTTCAGCAAGCAGATGCAGCGAT TCAACGTTGGGGAGGACTGCCCTGTGTTTGATGGCTTGTTTGAGTTCTGCCAGCTGTCTGCAGGGGGCTCTGCTG CTGGCTCGGTGAAGCTGAACCGTCAGCAGACGGACATTGCAGTGAACTGGGCCGGAGGACTGCACCACGCCAAGAAGTCTGAAGCTTCAGGCTTCTGCTACGTCAATGACATCGTGTTGGCCATCTTGGAGCTGCTCAA GTACCACCAGAGGGTGCTCTATATTGATATTGACATCCATCATGGCGATGGAGTAGAGGAAGCATTCTACACTACAGACAGAGTCATGACCGTGTCCTTTCATAAATACGGAGAGTACTTCCCTGGAACCGGAGACCTCAGG GACATCGGAGCTGGAAAAGGCAAATATTACGCTGTCAACTTCCCACTGAGGGACGGCATCGACGACGAGTCCTACGAGAAAATCTTCAAACCT GTGATGGCCAAGGTGATGGAGATGTACCAGCCCAGCGCCGTGGTGCTCCAGTGTGGCGCCGACTCTCTGTCTGGAGACCGCCTCGGATGCTTCAACCTCACCATCCGAG GTCACGCCAAGTGTGTGGAGTACATGAAGTCGTTTAACCTGCCACTGCTGATGCTGGGTGGAGGAGGATACACAATCCGGAACGTGGCTCGCTGCTGGACCTATGAGACGTCCGTCGCTCTGGATACAGACATCCCTGATG AACTTCCATACAATGACTATTTTGAGTACTTTGGACCTGACTTCAAGCTGCACATCAGCCCCTCCAACATGACAAACCAGAACACAATGGAGTATATGGACAAGATCAA GCAGCGGCTGTTTGAGAATCTGCGGATGCTGCCTCATGCCCCTGGGGTCCAGATGCAGGCCATCCCAGAGGAYGCTGTCCCTGAGGACACGGTGGACGAGGACACCGAGGACCCTGACAAACGCTTGTCCA TTCGTGCCACAGATAAGAGGATAGCCTGTGATGAAGAGTTCTCTGACTCTGAGGATGAGGGGCAGGGAGGCAGGAGGAACACAGCCAATCACAAGAAGAGCACCAAAAGACCAAAAGTGGACGAGGAGAAGGAGAGCGAGGAGAAGAAAGCAG atgtgaaaGAAGAGGATAAGACAAAAGACAGCGGCTCAGAAAAGGCTGAATCCATAGG AACGGTGAAGAGCGAGCAGACCAGCAGCACCTGA
- the LOC103458003 gene encoding heparan sulfate glucosamine 3-O-sulfotransferase 5 produces the protein MLFKQQALLRQKLFVLGSLVIGSVLYLVARVGTLDRLQPICPIESRFHPSEQIPLRTLQFKRGLLHELRKGNATKEQIRLHNLVQQLPRAIIIGVRKGGTRALLEMLNLHPAVVKASQEIHFFDNDKNYARGIDWYRGKMPFSLPHQITIEKSPAYFITEEVPERIFKMNSSIKLLIIVREPTTRAVSDYTQVLEGKERKNKTYHKFENLAIDANTCEVNTKYKAVRTSIYTKHLERWLKYFPVEQFHIVDGDRLITDPLPELQLVERFLNLPSRISQYNLYFNATRGFYCLRFNIVFNKCLAGSKGRIHPEVDPSVVTKLQKFFHPFNQKFYQITGRTFNWP, from the exons ATGCTATTCAAACAGCAGGCACTGCTGAGACAGAAGCTCTTCGTTCTGGGCAGCCTYGTGATCGGAAGTGTCCTCTATCTTGTGGCCAGGGTTGGGACTTTGGATAG attacaACCCATTTGCCCCATTGAGAGCAGATTTCACCCGTCTGAGCAAATYCCTCTTCGTACGCTGCAGTTTAAACGYGGGCTGCTCCATGAACTACGCAAGGGCAATGCCACCAAAGAGCAAATCCGCCTGCACAACCTGGTCCAGCAGCTGCCTCGGGCCATCATCATCGGCGTTCGCAAGGGGGGCACCCGCGCCCTGCTGGAAATGCTCAACCTGCACCCAGCCGTGGTCAAGGCTTCGCAGGAGATTCACTTCTTCGACAACGACAAAAACTACGCCCGCGGCATTGACTGGTACAGGGGTAAAATGCCCTTCTCCCTCCCTCACCAGATCACAATTGAGAAGAGCCCTGCCTACTTCATCACAGAGGAGGTTCCCGAGCGCATCTTCAAGATGAACTCTTCCATCAAGCTGCTGATTATCGTCCGAGAGCCCACCACCAGAGCCGTGTCCGACTACACCCAAGTGCTTGAGGGCAAGGAGCGCAAGAACAAGACTTACCACAAGTTTGAAAATCTAGCCATTGACGCCAACACGTGCGAAGTGAACACCAAATACAAAGCCGTCCGCACCAGCATCTACACAAAACACCTGGAGCGCTGGCTCAAGTATTTCCCTGTGGAGCAGTTCCACATAGTGGACGGGGATCGGCTCATTACGGACCCGCTACCAGAGCTGCAGCTGGTCGAGCGCTTCCTGAACCTCCCCTCCAGGATTAGTCAGTATAACCTGTACTTTAACGCCACCAGGGGATTTTACTGTCTGCGATTCAACATTGTCTTCAACAAGTGCCTGGCCGGCAGCAAGGGCCGCATCCATCCTGAGGTGGACCCGTCTGTAGTGACTAAGCTGCAGAAGTTCTTCCACCCTTTTAATCAGAAGTTTTACCAGATCACTGGAAGAACATTTAACTGGCCATGA